The genomic interval CAAGGTTACATAGGCATATTTATCATCGGCTACAACCGGATCGCAGCTGCGTACATGGGCAAAGGTTGAGATATGTACCGGGCTGGCAGGATTGGCATTGTCGTAAATGTGCATGCCGGTTTGAGAGCCGATAAATAGCTTATCTTTATAAGGAAAAATCGTTTCTATACTCCAGCCTATATTAATCGCATTCATCATAAAAGGCTGTGTTGGCGTAGAAATATCGAACAGCTGCATATTTGCCTGGTCGATGGTATAAAGATAATTATCATATATAGTATACCTGGCCATAGAACCGCCAATACCTGGTTTGCTGCCTCCACCGGGAGCAGGTGAGCTATTTGCCCTGGCATCGGTAAGCATCGCATAACTACTGCCAAACCACATAAAGGGTTGTATATTAGCCGTATTACATTCACTGATCTGAGTGGTACGGGTTTGTTTCCAGTCCGTAATAATGCCTATACTAGGATCTATCTGCTGTCCGGCTTGAATAGTACGTGTCCAGGCTGGAAATATATCTTTTACCCGGCTTACCTCATGAATATTTTCCGGATCGCTGATATCTAATGCCACCAGGTCTACATGGCTGTCGGCGTAGAGAATATTGCCTTTCACAGCCATATCTATATTGCCGGGAATGTTAATAAACGCCAGATTCTCTGGTTTTGAAGGATCTGAATTATTGAACACATGAATACCTTTGCCAGGCTCATTTACCAGCAGGTAATTGCCAATGATATATATCTTTCCGGCTTCCCGTACAGGTTCTGCGGCCTGCCTGGCTACCGATGACCGTAATTCATCAAAGGTCAGGTAAACCGGCTCATACAAAGTATAGGTCAGCGTACGTTCGCATTCATCCTGGCAGCCGCTGTACAGCAGGAACATGCATACATAGAGCAGGCTGGTAAAGGCTGGAACCCTAATAAGTAATTTCTGTTTCATATCTGGATAAAGGTTTGGGTATTATAAAAGAATCAGGTTAGAGTAAAAAACAGCTAAGAGAACCTGGACTAATTCTCCTCGTTTGTAGTAACCAGGCTGATACAGGTAATTTCTACTACTTTGCCAACCATACAGATACTACCCAGATCAGGCCGTTCGGTATAGGCAATGCTTACCCGTTTGCCATCTATAAATTGCACATCATCGATAACAGGAGCAGGCAAGGGCGGTGTACCACAAAAGCCATAGTCATACACTGGCTCCAGGCGTTCGCCATTATCGAGTTCCAGCACAAATCCACAGCCGTCCACGCCCCGTAAATCGCGTATAGTTGCCGTTGTTCCACAGGCTTGTGCGGGCACGATTTCACTTTTCTGGCAGGAAGTAACCGCACTCAGCAGCAGCAATGAAAGCAATAATAACAGGCCATATAACCCATAATCTGCCAGGGATTTCATTTTTCTCAGTCTGCTTTTCAGGGTAATCATCGGTGGTATTATTAAAAGAATAATTTGACGTTGAACTTCTACACTTTAATGACCCAGGCATAGAAAAGATGGTTGCAAGGCGAGAAAAAATATTAAAAATTTAGCAGGTCAATCAGTAGGTGTTTGAGGAAACTGGCTTCAGACAATTTAATTGTTAATTTCAAACATGGAATCTGTTTTTAGATAGCATATAAGCTAAAAGAATTCTATCTTAGAAATATAGTTCGCTGAGTAATTATCTAAGCCATAAATAATGTGGAATAAACATAAAATCATATAGTATGAAGAACTCAAATTTTTATCTAAAAGTGGGTATCATAGTTAACATCTTTGTATTAGGCTATATCTTGTTATTTATAGTAACTGAATCTGGATGGTTAAGAATAGAAACTATATCTGAAGCCAGCATTGCTGTTATTATAGTTTTACTATTAAGCGCTATTGCCGGATATTTCTATTTGCCCTATTTCCGAAAGAAAGTCGGAATCTAATCTTTACAGCACTACTAATGAGCATGAAGTAATTAGCTTCGGGTAAATTGCTTGTAAGTAGAAACAAAATGCTTAATTAAGCAACTAAAACGTTTATTCCACAAAACAAAATGACTACTTGCAAGAATAAACCTCTTATTTAACCTGCCATTTGGTCAAACTCCTGGCAGAAGACTCTTTATTAAATAGATTAAGTTTGTAATTATGCCTTTTGCATCGGATACTCAACAAAGCAAATTGGCAATTATACAGAACAAAGTGCTTATTCGTTAAATGAAGATGGCTATTTAACAGGTTAAATGCATGTTTGTTTCCTGCAAATGGCTATTCCCTAATACAAAGTCTTTATTCACTCAATTGAAATAGATATTTAGCAAATACAATTGACTACTTGCTAATAGAAGTCGGCCATTGTCTAAGGTAGACTGGCTTTTCACCTACACTCATTTTTAAATGAGTACATAAACAGGCAATTTGCACCCTGTAAACTTTTATTCCGGCATTTTTGTACTCTAATCAAAACATTACCTATGTCCATATCTTCACAAATCGAATTATCAGGCATACAGAGAGTAAGTGAAGCGGTAAGTGTAACGCTTCGCAAAATGCGTGAATACACTCGTCCGGGCATGAGCACCAAAGAAATTGATGAATATGGAGGAGCCATTTTAAAAGAATTTGGTGCCAGATCAGCTCCCAAAATAAGTTATGGTTTTCCCGGCTGGACCTGCATCAGTGTAAATAATGAAGTAGCCCATGGTATTCCTTCGCATAAAACTATTTTGAGAGAAGGTGATCTGGTGAATATTGATGTATCAGCAGAACTGGATGGATTCTGGGGAGATAATGGAGGCTCATTTGTATTGGGGAACGATTTATATAATCACCAAGTATTGGTGGATGCTTCCAAAACAATCTTGTTCAAAGCCATTCAGCAAATCAAGGGCGGTGTCAGAATTGCCGAAGTAGGAGGTTTTATAGAAAAAGAAGCAAAGAAATCCGGGTTCCGGGTAATAAAAAACCTGGTGGGCCATGGCATAGGCAGAAAACTACACGAAGAACCTAGTGAAATACCCAATTATTATGACGCTATGAACCGGCAGCGGTTTAAAAAGAATTCAGTAGTAGCCATTGAAACCTTTATTTCTACCAGAGCCAGCATTGCCCATGACAAAGGCGACGGCTGGACGCTGGTGACCAAAGATGGAAGTTTTGTAGCCCAGCATGAGCATACCATCCTCATTACTGACCATACTCCTATTATTCTCACAGAAGCTAATCAGATCTGGAATTAGTTCTTTTTAGCCCACGGACCACAGACGACAGTCCACAGCAGAAGATTTTGTTTTGGAAACGATTTATTAAACCAAAAGCCAGCTACTTACCTGTAACTGGCTTTCTGGTTATTTCTTCGATTGTTAAAATAATAAATGCAAATAATCAATTTTCAAATGTTGTAATCTGCTATATCTTTAATCTATCAGAATAATTTCTCTTGTGGCGGCTTCACACCTTTCATACGCAGATACAAAGTAGCCTGTCCGCGGTGGTGAGTCTGGTGTTCAAAAGCTTTATGAAAGGCTAATTCTTTAGTAGTATCCATATTAAACAACTTTATTTTATCTCCCATACTGGCATCAGCCGTTCCTTCCAAGGCGCTCACCACAAAATCATAACTTTCTAATACCAGTTTTGAAAGTGCAGCTTTAGTTTTGTATTCCTCCATCGTTTCCAGTTTCTTACCAGCATATGGATTGGCTTTTCCGGAAGCAGCTGAAGCGAAAGCAAAATTAGCACCCGCCAGATGGATCATCTGCTCAGCAAAACTGCGAACCTCTGGATTGGGCTTGTAATTTACGCCATCTTCCGGCATAGCATCCAGGTATTCTTTGGTAAATTCTTTGGCCCGTTTCCAGTCGGCCACCATCTGGGTCTTGGAAATTGGATTGGGGTGAGCTAAAAGTAAAACCGGATATCCGTTAAATGCTACAAAACTGAATAGCAAAGCAAGCGTTTTAAGCAATAAGTGTGTTTTCATAAGAATTGGTTAATTGGGTTTGTAGCTTGTAAATTACAGTTTATTTAGTAAAATCAATATAAATTAAATGAATTAATCCTTTACTTCTTCCGGTGAATAATTGCCTGCAATTGCTGGTGTAGTACAGGAGAAGCAGCACAAAATGTAAAGTTTTGTTCGCTGCGGCTGAGCGGCTGCGAATAGTCTATTTTTTCTCCATAAAACCCGGTATACTTTCCTCCGGCTTCTTCTATCAAAATATGTGGGGCTACATTATCCCATATTTTACTCGTCCGGTTGAGTACGGCTGCATATCTGCCTCTGGCCAGCATGGCGAGGTCAAATACACTATTGCTGGAGCGTAAATTCCGGATATTCAATACAATTTCTGCCAGCAGGTGGCATTCCTCATAGGTAAACTGCGGATTTTCCTGGTGACCATCTATTCCATAAGCAACCAGTCCGGAAATAAGTTTGGTTTGTGTACTCACAGTAATTTTTTCGCCATTGCAAAAAGCGCCTTTGCCTTTTTCTGCCAGATACACTTCATTAAAAGCAGGCAGCACAATGCCACCTGCCATGGGTATATCGTTTTCCAGTAAGCCGATCATAATGCCATAGGTAGGAATACCGGCAGCAAAATTACTGGTTCCATCTATCGGATCTACTACCCAGGTAAAGGCAGAACCTTTATCTATCACGCCTGCTTCTTCATCAATAATATTATGGTCAGGATATTGTTTTTCTATTTCATTAATTATAAGACGGCCAATTTCAAGGTCCGTCTGGGTAAGCACCTGATTCGAATCACCAGATTTGATAGTGCCTGACACTTTGCCAAAATTCTTACTGGCTATATCAGCAACTAATTGCAGGGTTTGAGAAAGGAATGGTTGAAAAAGCATGTATTGAATACTTTGAAGATTATACCCTCGGATATTCCCAGGGTCCACGGTAGTCCCGGCTTAATAATTTGCTGGCTTCCGCGTCATTAAGGATCAATTCTTTTTCTCCATCCCATTTAATACTTCTGCCCGTTTTCAAACTGATCATGCCCAGCAAACTCATATTAGTAGACCGGTGGCCGATTTCTATATCACAAACCGGCAAGCTATTGCTTTTTATAGATTGCAGGAAATTTGCCCACAATGCACTAATATTCTGGTCATCGGGTTTATCGAGTTTAGGGTCTTCGTGCAGAACCCGTTTTTTACTATCAGTGGGGTAAAATGTCCAGCCTTGTTGCCAGCCCATGTGGAAAGTACCTTCTGTTCCATAGAAATAACAACCCACATTTTCGCCTTTTTCCGCATTATTGGCTGCAAACTGGCGGTGTTCCCACACAGCTGTAAAATCCTCAAATTCATAGCTTACTACCTGGTGATCCGGAGCCGTTGTATTATCTTTTTTAATAGCTCTTCCTCCGGTGGAGAAAACCGTTTTCGGATACTTTTCTTCTGTCCACCACAGAATCTGGTCCATCCAATGAATGCCCCAGTCTCCTAAGGTACCATTGGCATAATCCAGGTACTGTCGGAAGCCTCTGGGATGCATCGTTTTGTTATAGGGCGTTAAGGGAGCTGGTCCGCACCACATATCCCAGTCCATTCCTTTTGGCGGTTCTTCATCCGGCACCATCTGTCCAGGGCCACCTCCATAGTGTACAAATGCCCGTACCATCCCAATCTTTCCGGCCTTTCCGGATTTAAGAAACTCCATCCCAGACTTATTGTGCGGAGAAACCCGGCGGTGCGTACCCACCTGAACAATCCGATTATTGTCCCTGGCTGCTTTCACCATAGCCCTGCCTTCTTGTATGGTATGGCCAATTGGTTTTTCTACATATACATGTGCTCCTTGCTGTACAGCCATAATGGTAATGAGTGGATGCCAGTGGTCGGGCGTACCCACAATTACAATTTCAGGTTTTTCTTTAGTGAGCATCTCCCTGAAATCTTTATATGGTTTGGGTTTATCCCCACTCAGTTTTTCTACTTCTGCCATAGCTGGCAATAGTTGATTCTGGTCTACATCGCACATAGCTACTACCTTAGATTCGCCTGCAGCAATGGCACTGCGTAGTATATTCATTCCCCACCAGCCAGAACCTACCAGGGCTGTTTTGTATTTTTTGGTTTTCTGAAAATTTAAGGCAGGCATTAAAGGCAAAGCAGAATACGCTGAGCTGGCAGCAGATATTTTTATAAAGTCTCTCCGGTTCATAGTTAAAAAGGTGGAATGTTCGGGCTTGAAAAATAAATATTATTTCTTTAAAAGGATATAATTTCTCTAGAAAATACTTTCAATTTTGATTGATGGTTGTTCGTTATTGGTTATTGGCATGGCTCTATAAACATGGGCAGCATATTACATAAAATCTGGTTAGATATATTAAACATAATTTAAAGCACAAAAAAAGGGCGTTGAAGCCCTTCTTCTATATGGTAAATATCTTTGTTACTTAGCATAACTTACCGCCCGCATTTCACGGATAACGGTAACTTTGATCTGGCCGGGGTATTGCATGTCCTTCTCAATTTTCTGGGAAATATCATAGGAGAGCAAATTGGCTTTTTCGTCGGTTACGTTTTCGGCATCTACCATTACCCGCAATTCACGGCCAGCCTGAATAGCATAGCACTTGGTTACGCCCTGAAACGCTACAGCCAGTTCTTCCAGTTCTTTCAACCGTTTGATGTATGATTCCATTACCTCCCGGCGGGCACCTGGCCTTGAACCGGAGATGGCATCACAGGTTTGGATAATGGGTGAAATAATGGAAGTCATTTCAATTTCATCGTGGTGAGCGCCAATGGCATTACACACTTCTGGGTGTTCCTTGTATTTTTTGGCGAGTTCCATGCCCAGAATAGCGTGTGGCAATTCTGGTTCTTCCGGCCATACTTTGCCAATGTCGTGCAGCAATCCGGCACGTTTGGCCATCTTTGCATTCAAGCCTAATTCAGATGCCATCGTAGCACATAATTTTGCTACTTCCCGGGAGTGCTGCAACAGGTTTTGCCCATAAGAAGACCGGAAACGCATACGGCCTACCAGTTTAATTAACTCCGGATGCAGGCCATGTATACCCAGGTCAATCACGGTACGTTCACCCATTTCAACAATTTCATCCTCGATGTTTTTCTGGGTTTTGGCTACTACCTCTTCGATACGTGCCGGGTGAATACGTCCATCCTGTACCAGGCGGTGCAACGACAAGCGGGCCACTTCCCGGCGTACCGGATCAAAACCGGAAATAATAATGGCTTCAGGAGTATCGTCTACAATAATTTCAACACCGGTTGCAGCTTCCAAGGCACGTATATTCCGGCCTTCCCGTCCGATGATTTTACCTTTTATATCGTCGCTTTCTATGTTAAAAATTGATACGCAGTTCTCAATCGCATGCTCAGTAGCCGTGCGCTGAATGGTTTCGATTACTACTTTTTTGGCTTCTTTGGTAGCAGTAAGTTTAGCTTCTTCTACGATGTTTTTGATATAAGAAGAAGCACGGGTTTGGGCTTCATCTTTCAGGGCTTCTACCAGTTGATCACGGGCTTCGTCGGCGGTAAGATTGGCTATTTTCTCTAATTTGGCTACCTGTGAAGTACGTAATTTTTCGGCTTCGTCCCGTTTCTTCCCGGCTATATCCATTTGCTCGGTCAGGTTTTCTTTTAGGCTATCTAATTCGGCTTCCCGGCGTTTGTTCTGCTCAAGCATTTTGGCGATGTTCTGCTCTTTCTGAACCAGACTTTGTTCCCGCTGCTTGAGTTTATTTTCGTTGGTAATAATGATCTGCTTCTTCTTATTGGATTCTTCCTCAAACTCAGCTTTTAGTTTTAAAAATTTCTCTTTGGCTTCCAGAATGCGGTCTTTCTTGATATTTTCGGCACTGAGTTCAGCTTCCTTCACAATTTGTCTGGCTTTCTCGCGGGCTTCTTCTTCTTTCTTTTTGAATACTCTCCGCAACAGTATTCTTCCAATCAGTACTCCTGCCCCTAAGGCGAAGATACTGGTTATTAACGTGTACGCTAAGTCTGGCATATCTTTTTGTAGTTAAAAAGTAAAATATATGTACAAAAAGCAGAGCCTTAGAAACTATAGCTTCATAAAGGTAGGGAGGATACGAAAAGAAGAAATCTAATCAAATAAATACATCTTAATCATACAAATCTTTGTGCCTCAGCCAGATGCAATCAAAGCGCAGAAGTAATCAGATTGTCCAGACGTTCAATTTTATCTGAAACTGCGGAAGTGAAACCCGAGGTTTCTTCTTCCGACCGGATTTTCTCTACCATACATTCTATGGCAACCATGGCCAGTAGATCCTGTTTATCATCAATACCAAATTGTGTCTTATACAATCTGAGCTTATCGTTAATTGCTTTTCCGGCATTACGCAGCCTTTCTTCCTCAGCAGCCGGTGCTTTAATTGGGTATTCCCGATCAGCTATTTTTATTTTTAATGAAAGACTACTCATTACCAGTTTATATGTGTTGACTCAGATGAGCGATGCATTTATTTAGTTCTTGTATATATTCGTCTATTCTTGCCTTTATATCTGTAGTTTCGTTGGAATCTGCAGTTATTGAATCTACAAGTTTAATCATTTTATGATTAAATTGAAAATTATTTTGATTACTCTCCTGCTTTTTGGCCAGCGTTTTCATTTCAGCCGCCTGTTTTTTCACAGTTAGTTTTAATTCCTCATTTTCCTGGGTTGCCTGCTTGAGTTCTGCCTTTAAGGTATCGCAGATATCTATCAACTGCAGGGTTTTTTTCTCCAGGGTTTCAAATCTGGCTTGTAGATCTTCTTTTTTCATAACAGGCGATTGTTAAGTAGGATTACAAATTAAAATATTAAAAATTTGAATAGTATTTATTAGTATTCAAACCTTTACCATCATCAGTTTATAATCTGGTTCTGATGATTTACTTATGAGTAAATTTTATTCCTACAGGCAACTCGTATTTTAGATCCGGCTTCTGTTCAATTATTTATTACGAAGGCTTTCCTCTACCTGTGCTGGCCGGTTGGCTTCAATATATATACGTTTTACTTCCGGATATTTTGTCCGGATGATTTTTTCAATGCGATTGGTGGCTTGCTCAATATCAGCAGTAGACATATTTTGCCGGAACTGTACATTGAGCACCAGTAAAATTTCCTGCGGGCCAAAGTGCATGGAAAGAGGCACTTTAAAACTTTCTACCGAAGGTTCGCTTTGTACCAGTTTACTGATCTGACTAATCAGCCTGCTATCAGCTGCCTCTCCGATGAGTAAGCCTTTGCTTTCGTTCACCAGCATGACGGCAATTATTACCAGCACCAGACCAATCAGAATTGAAGCCACACCATCAATAAAAGGATTTTCCAGCGTATGTCCCAGAAAAACGCCAATAAAAGCAATCATCAGCCCGAATATGGCTCCTGCATTTTCGTACAACACCGCAAATACGGCCGGATCTTTACTGGCTTTAATGGCCTGCCAGTAACTTTGCTCTCCCCGTTCCACAGCAATTTGTTTGAGAATAATATAGGAAGACATGCCTTCAAAAAACAGGGCAAACCCAAGCGTAATATAATTCCAGAAGGGATCTGTGATAGGTTCCGGGTGCTGCAGGTGAATCAGTCCCTCATAGACCGACATACCCCCGCCAATTGCAAAAATAAGTACAGCTACAATCAGCGACCAGAAATAATATTCTTTCCCATGCCCAAAAGGATGTTGTTCGTCGGCAGGCTTAAGGCTTCGTTTCAGCCCCAGTAATAACAGCAGTCCGTTTCCAGTGTCTACCACTGAGTGGATGCCTTCAGATAGCATAGCCGAACTACCTGTAAAAGCTGCTGCAATAAATTTGGTGATAGCAATAGCTACATTAGCCGCTACTGCGCCATAAATACCTGCTTTAGAAGAACCTCCTGCCATTATAAATTGAGTCTTTGATGGTTTGTATATGTTTTTTAGTGTTGAAACACATATATGTGCAAATGATACAAGCTCTATACTTAACCCTGCCCATATGTCTACTCTGGCAAATATAATTTATGTACCTTAATAAAATATACCTTCCTGTAATTTAAACTAGCCGGGTAGTTGCACATGCCAGCCTCAAATTAGCATAAAAATACATGTTCATCTTAGTGTTTCGAATTACTCTTCGTAACCTTGTGGTGCATTTATTTAATTTGTATGAGAATTGCCGTTTCAATCCTGGTCATTTTCTTTATTGAGGCTCTGTTTTTACCTGTTTGCAGCTTTAGCCAGAATTATTTTATACGCACTACGCATGCAAACGAATTACAGGAATTTCTGCGCCGTACGCCTGACCGTATTCCGCTTGTATCTGCACATCGGGGCGGACCTGCTCCTGGTTTTCCTGAAAACTGCCTGGCTACTTTCGACCATACACTACAAAATACATATGCCTTAATCGAATGTGATGTGCAGCTCAGCAAAGACAGTATGCTGGTGATGATGCATGATGATAAGCTGGAACGTACCAGCAATGGAACCAGCAAAGTAGCAGATAAAACCTGGCAGGAATTACAGAAATTGAAGTTAAAAGACAATAACGGAACGCTTACCCCTTATTCTATTCCAACCTTAGCGCAGGTACTTCAATGGGCGAAAGGCAAAACGATTCTTACCGTAGATGTAAAACGGGGCGTACCTCCACAGAAAATTGTACAAGCTATACAACAGGAAAAGGCGGAGGGATACTCTGTCATTATTACCTACTCCATGGAAGCTGTCCGGCAATATCATCAACTGGATTCCAGCCTGGTGATTTCTGTAACCTGTAGAAATATAGAAGAACTAAACCGGCTCAAGGCATCTGGTATTCCTCCTAAAAATGTAGTAGCCTTTGTAGGAATTACTGAACCAGAACCAGCTTTATATGAAGCTCTGCATCAGAAAGGTATTTCTTGTATTCTGGGCACTATTGGCAACCTGGACCGCAGTGCAGAAGCCCGGCAAACGAATGTATATGCAAACCTTGTTAAAAACGGAGCAGATATTCTTGCTACAGACAAACCTATTGAGGCATCAGCTTCTATTGAGGAACTCATTCTCAAGAAAAGCTCTAAACGGAAGTTTTTCAAGAAGTAAGTAGTAAAGTTTATAAGTATAAGTTTCAGCAGGAGTTGATTATATGGAGCAACCATTTAGCCATTTTCCTGTATACAATCCAAAAAGTATAAATGTGTCAATAGAAATTGCGGCGTTATGTAGGCCATTTTAGCTAGTCAAATTTAAGGTGCGCTGTATTATCATTATAACTTATTACCAGGCCAACTTTAAGAGATTTTTTCAGTTCAGCTTCTACATAGGGAACCCAATCAGGCATTTTTTTAACCATTTCTATTAGCTTTTGATCCATCTTTGCAAAGTTTGGGGAGTCAGTTACCAATTCAATATTTTGTACCTTTCCATTTTCATCCAAAACAAAACTTACCCGGCTCTCATAGTTAGCAAAGCCTATGATAGGTTCTCCAAGTTCCTTTTCTGCTTGCTTTAAATTAGTATAAAAATAATTATTTAAGGCGTTTTCACCACCCGGAAATACAGGCAGAATTTTATTATCAGGTACTTTTGCCTCTTTAAATAATGGTAGCCATACTACTAATCTATTATTGGGTTGCCCATACGATAGAGAGAAAGAAAGCAGAATAATACTAAAACCAAAAATCAAGTTCGTTTTCATAGCAGACATTAGGATTAGATGATTGATTTAATACGTAAATTGCTGAGGGTAAAAGCATTCTGTGGTAAATT from Rhodocytophaga rosea carries:
- a CDS encoding inositol monophosphatase family protein; the protein is MLFQPFLSQTLQLVADIASKNFGKVSGTIKSGDSNQVLTQTDLEIGRLIINEIEKQYPDHNIIDEEAGVIDKGSAFTWVVDPIDGTSNFAAGIPTYGIMIGLLENDIPMAGGIVLPAFNEVYLAEKGKGAFCNGEKITVSTQTKLISGLVAYGIDGHQENPQFTYEECHLLAEIVLNIRNLRSSNSVFDLAMLARGRYAAVLNRTSKIWDNVAPHILIEEAGGKYTGFYGEKIDYSQPLSRSEQNFTFCAASPVLHQQLQAIIHRKK
- the rny gene encoding ribonuclease Y gives rise to the protein MPDLAYTLITSIFALGAGVLIGRILLRRVFKKKEEEAREKARQIVKEAELSAENIKKDRILEAKEKFLKLKAEFEEESNKKKQIIITNENKLKQREQSLVQKEQNIAKMLEQNKRREAELDSLKENLTEQMDIAGKKRDEAEKLRTSQVAKLEKIANLTADEARDQLVEALKDEAQTRASSYIKNIVEEAKLTATKEAKKVVIETIQRTATEHAIENCVSIFNIESDDIKGKIIGREGRNIRALEAATGVEIIVDDTPEAIIISGFDPVRREVARLSLHRLVQDGRIHPARIEEVVAKTQKNIEDEIVEMGERTVIDLGIHGLHPELIKLVGRMRFRSSYGQNLLQHSREVAKLCATMASELGLNAKMAKRAGLLHDIGKVWPEEPELPHAILGMELAKKYKEHPEVCNAIGAHHDEIEMTSIISPIIQTCDAISGSRPGARREVMESYIKRLKELEELAVAFQGVTKCYAIQAGRELRVMVDAENVTDEKANLLSYDISQKIEKDMQYPGQIKVTVIREMRAVSYAK
- a CDS encoding energy transducer TonB, which encodes MSAMKTNLIFGFSIILLSFSLSYGQPNNRLVVWLPLFKEAKVPDNKILPVFPGGENALNNYFYTNLKQAEKELGEPIIGFANYESRVSFVLDENGKVQNIELVTDSPNFAKMDQKLIEMVKKMPDWVPYVEAELKKSLKVGLVISYNDNTAHLKFD
- a CDS encoding cation diffusion facilitator family transporter, translated to MAGGSSKAGIYGAVAANVAIAITKFIAAAFTGSSAMLSEGIHSVVDTGNGLLLLLGLKRSLKPADEQHPFGHGKEYYFWSLIVAVLIFAIGGGMSVYEGLIHLQHPEPITDPFWNYITLGFALFFEGMSSYIILKQIAVERGEQSYWQAIKASKDPAVFAVLYENAGAIFGLMIAFIGVFLGHTLENPFIDGVASILIGLVLVIIAVMLVNESKGLLIGEAADSRLISQISKLVQSEPSVESFKVPLSMHFGPQEILLVLNVQFRQNMSTADIEQATNRIEKIIRTKYPEVKRIYIEANRPAQVEESLRNK
- a CDS encoding DinB family protein; translation: MKTHLLLKTLALLFSFVAFNGYPVLLLAHPNPISKTQMVADWKRAKEFTKEYLDAMPEDGVNYKPNPEVRSFAEQMIHLAGANFAFASAASGKANPYAGKKLETMEEYKTKAALSKLVLESYDFVVSALEGTADASMGDKIKLFNMDTTKELAFHKAFEHQTHHRGQATLYLRMKGVKPPQEKLF
- the map gene encoding type I methionyl aminopeptidase, translating into MSISSQIELSGIQRVSEAVSVTLRKMREYTRPGMSTKEIDEYGGAILKEFGARSAPKISYGFPGWTCISVNNEVAHGIPSHKTILREGDLVNIDVSAELDGFWGDNGGSFVLGNDLYNHQVLVDASKTILFKAIQQIKGGVRIAEVGGFIEKEAKKSGFRVIKNLVGHGIGRKLHEEPSEIPNYYDAMNRQRFKKNSVVAIETFISTRASIAHDKGDGWTLVTKDGSFVAQHEHTILITDHTPIILTEANQIWN
- a CDS encoding cell division protein ZapA is translated as MSSLSLKIKIADREYPIKAPAAEEERLRNAGKAINDKLRLYKTQFGIDDKQDLLAMVAIECMVEKIRSEEETSGFTSAVSDKIERLDNLITSAL
- a CDS encoding Gfo/Idh/MocA family protein; the encoded protein is MNRRDFIKISAASSAYSALPLMPALNFQKTKKYKTALVGSGWWGMNILRSAIAAGESKVVAMCDVDQNQLLPAMAEVEKLSGDKPKPYKDFREMLTKEKPEIVIVGTPDHWHPLITIMAVQQGAHVYVEKPIGHTIQEGRAMVKAARDNNRIVQVGTHRRVSPHNKSGMEFLKSGKAGKIGMVRAFVHYGGGPGQMVPDEEPPKGMDWDMWCGPAPLTPYNKTMHPRGFRQYLDYANGTLGDWGIHWMDQILWWTEEKYPKTVFSTGGRAIKKDNTTAPDHQVVSYEFEDFTAVWEHRQFAANNAEKGENVGCYFYGTEGTFHMGWQQGWTFYPTDSKKRVLHEDPKLDKPDDQNISALWANFLQSIKSNSLPVCDIEIGHRSTNMSLLGMISLKTGRSIKWDGEKELILNDAEASKLLSRDYRGPWEYPRV
- a CDS encoding LVIVD repeat-containing protein produces the protein MKQKLLIRVPAFTSLLYVCMFLLYSGCQDECERTLTYTLYEPVYLTFDELRSSVARQAAEPVREAGKIYIIGNYLLVNEPGKGIHVFNNSDPSKPENLAFINIPGNIDMAVKGNILYADSHVDLVALDISDPENIHEVSRVKDIFPAWTRTIQAGQQIDPSIGIITDWKQTRTTQISECNTANIQPFMWFGSSYAMLTDARANSSPAPGGGSKPGIGGSMARYTIYDNYLYTIDQANMQLFDISTPTQPFMMNAINIGWSIETIFPYKDKLFIGSQTGMHIYDNANPASPVHISTFAHVRSCDPVVADDKYAYVTLRNGNTCGGFINQLDVVDISDLAAPKLVKSYPMGNPHGLGLDDKTLFICDGTFGLKVYDATDPLAIDKAHLGTKPGQAFDVIPYENIAIVTGTNGISQYDYSDPKNLKLLSVIPVAAE
- a CDS encoding glycerophosphodiester phosphodiesterase family protein codes for the protein MRIAVSILVIFFIEALFLPVCSFSQNYFIRTTHANELQEFLRRTPDRIPLVSAHRGGPAPGFPENCLATFDHTLQNTYALIECDVQLSKDSMLVMMHDDKLERTSNGTSKVADKTWQELQKLKLKDNNGTLTPYSIPTLAQVLQWAKGKTILTVDVKRGVPPQKIVQAIQQEKAEGYSVIITYSMEAVRQYHQLDSSLVISVTCRNIEELNRLKASGIPPKNVVAFVGITEPEPALYEALHQKGISCILGTIGNLDRSAEARQTNVYANLVKNGADILATDKPIEASASIEELILKKSSKRKFFKK